The genomic DNA AGTTACGAAGAGCAGCGCGCGGCCATCCAGCCCTACCTGGAGCTCGCCGAGGTGGCGGAGCACCTGAAGACGAACTTCCGCGAGCGCCTCGAAGTTTCCGAGCTTGCGCAGATCGCCGGGCTCTCCGTGCGGCAGTTCGAGCGCAAGTTCCGCAAGACCTTCCAAACCACGCCGCGCAGCTACCTGATGCGGATGCGCGTGATCAAGGCGTGCGAGCTGCTGGCGACCACCAACTTGCCGATCACTGAGGTCGCGCTGGAGGCTGGCTTCTACGACCACAGCGATTTCTCCCGGCAGTTCCGCAAGCACATGGGCCAGGCACCCACGGCCTACCGCCGTGAAAAGCGCGGGGCGGGGAAGACGCTGCCGAGGTGAGGTGCCGCGGTGGGCAGGGAAGAGGATTCACCGCCAAGACGCCAAGGACGCCAAGTTTGGAGATGAGGGTGGGAACAACGAAACGAGCGGAACGAACGAAAGGGATGAAGAAGCAAGCGGGGGATGCGGCCTGATCGAGATTACCGCAGAGACGCGGAGGTCGCAGAGGGACGCAGAGTTGAAAAGGACGACCGTCCAGCAATCGACTTCGGTTCAGCACTCTCCTCCGCTTCACTTGGCGATCTTGGCGTCTTGGCGGGGGGGAATTCACCCTCCTCGCAAAAGCCCCGGTCTTCAAAAGCCAAACCCAAAACAAACCGGTGGCGGGGCAGGGCATTCGGCGCTTGGATGGCACGGATGAAACTCTCCGCCCTCCTTGCCGCCGGCCTGCCGTTTGGTATGACCACCTTCGCCGCCGAGAAGTCCGGCCACGCCGAAGCCGAGCTGATCGCTGGCGTAACCTCTTATCAGCCCGGCAAGCCCGTGCCGGTTGGCATCAAGCTGAAGATCGAGCCCGGTTGGCACAGCTACTGGGTGAATCCGGGCGTGGGTGGCATGCCGCTTTCCGCGAAGTGGACCCTGCCCGCGGGCTGGACCGCCGGCGAGCTCCAGGCACCGGTGCCAAAGCGCTTCATGACCGGCGACCTGCCCGGCTTCGGCTACGAGGGCGAGGCGGTCTATCGCGTCGATCTCACCCCGCCCGCCGGCGCGACCGGCGAGGCCGAGCTGAAGGTGGCGCTTTCGTGGCTGACTTGTAACGAAAGCGCCTGCGTGCCCGGCGATGCGGAGGTTTCCGTGAATTTGCCCGCCGGTGATGGTGCGGCGAGCAAGGACGCGGCGGTGCTAGCGGCGGCCGAAAAGAAGATTCCCGCGCCCGTGAAGGACCTCGTGATGAGCGTCACGGAAGAGAGTGACAAAATGGTCGTCATCACCCTTCAGGCCCACCTCTCGATTATCGGGAAGTTCGACCCGGTCGGCAGTTCGCTTTTCCCTGCCACTCCGGAAGTGATCGAGGCGGGGGAGAAGCCCGTCTTTGTGAAAACCGGAGCCGACAACTGGACCGCCAAGGCCAAAAAGAATGAATACGCGGAAGGCCCGGCCACTCTACTCGATATCGTCCTGACCGGCGGGAAGCTCGAGCGCCCGCTGATCGTGTCATGGCGAAAGGAGAAGTGACGGGATTTCCATTGGACAGCCCGTCGCCCCTCGACACCGTCCTCAATTCAATCCCTACCCATCGAAACCATGAAACAACACACGTTCCTCGGCGCCGTGCTCGGTGCCATGATTTGCTCATCCACCGCCTGGGCCATTGAGCCCGGCGACGCTGCACCCGCCTTCTCCGTGAAAAACGTGAAGGGCGAGGAAGTCACCCTGGCCTCCCAGAAGGGCAAGGTCGTAGTCCTTGAGTGGGTCAACTACGAGTGCCCCTATGTGAAGAAGCACTACGGCAGCGGCAACATTCCGAAGCTTCAGGAGAAATACACCGGCAAGGATGTCGTGTGGATCACCGTCAATTCCTCCGCCGAAGGAGCGCAGGGCTACCTCGCCGCCGCCGATCTCGCCGAGCGCTCGAAGAAGGAAGGCAACAAGGCCAGCCAGATCGTGCTCGATACCGATGGCTCGGTCGGCAAGGCCTACGGTGCCAAGACCACGCCTCAGTTGTTCGTGATCGATAAGGAAGGCAAGGTCGCCTACAACGGCGCGATCGATTCCAAGAACACGACCGACGTAAAGGATATCGAGTCCGCTGACAGCTACGTCTCGGATGCGCTCGATGCTGTGCTCGCCGGTAAGAGCGTGGACAAGGCGAAGACCCCTCCCTACGGCTGCGGCGTGAAGTACGCGAAGTAAGCTTTTTCAGGTTGGATTGCTTTCTGTGATTCCAACGAGCCCCGGGGTTGCAAGTCCCCGGGGCTTTTTCGTGAAACCGTGCTGGGGCATCTTGCCACAGTCCGTTGAGAGGGCGTCTCGCCCCTCCAGTGAAGCACAGGGGCGAGACGCCCCGGCAACGGACTGGAGCGAGACGCTCCA from Luteolibacter arcticus includes the following:
- a CDS encoding protein-disulfide reductase DsbD domain-containing protein; this translates as MKLSALLAAGLPFGMTTFAAEKSGHAEAELIAGVTSYQPGKPVPVGIKLKIEPGWHSYWVNPGVGGMPLSAKWTLPAGWTAGELQAPVPKRFMTGDLPGFGYEGEAVYRVDLTPPAGATGEAELKVALSWLTCNESACVPGDAEVSVNLPAGDGAASKDAAVLAAAEKKIPAPVKDLVMSVTEESDKMVVITLQAHLSIIGKFDPVGSSLFPATPEVIEAGEKPVFVKTGADNWTAKAKKNEYAEGPATLLDIVLTGGKLERPLIVSWRKEK
- a CDS encoding redoxin family protein; the protein is MKQHTFLGAVLGAMICSSTAWAIEPGDAAPAFSVKNVKGEEVTLASQKGKVVVLEWVNYECPYVKKHYGSGNIPKLQEKYTGKDVVWITVNSSAEGAQGYLAAADLAERSKKEGNKASQIVLDTDGSVGKAYGAKTTPQLFVIDKEGKVAYNGAIDSKNTTDVKDIESADSYVSDALDAVLAGKSVDKAKTPPYGCGVKYAK